The Pseudomonas sp. FP2309 genomic sequence CGGGTGCGACCTTGCACAAACGCTATATTCATCGCGACGGGCGCGTGGTCTGGGGGCGCCTGACCGTCGGCCTGGTGCGAGATGATCAAGGGCAACCGGCGTGTTTTGTCTCGCAACTGGAAGACATCACCGAGAATTGGCAGCTTCGTGAAACATTGATGGGCAGTGAGCTCAAGTTTCTCACCCTGGCGGAAAACTCCCCGAACATCATTGTCCGTTACGACCGCGAGCTGTTACGCACCTATGTCAACCCGGCTTACCGGCGCCTGACCGGCAAGTCTAACGACGAGGTGATTGGCCTGTGCCCGGATGGCGAGGCCAGGGACTACGTCAGCCAATTGCGCCGTGTCGTGGCAACGGGCGAAACGGCGCAGTTCGTGGACAGCTGGGCCGTCGCCAACGGCCTGGGTTATGTGAGCTGTGCGGTCAGCCTGATGGCCGAGCGCAATCAGAGTGGTGAGGTGGTCGGCGTGCTCTCGCTGGCCCATGACATCACCGAGCTGCGCAGGCAACAGTTGCTGGAAGACGCGCGGCTGGGGATCTTCGAACGCATGGCGACGGGCGCGTCCCTGGAACAGACGCTGACGCTGCTGGTGGGCTATGTCCAATTGGCCTTGCCCCATCGGTCCTGCCGCGTACAGCTTGTGGAGTCTTTCGGCACCCGCCTGGCGACAACCGCGACCGCCGTTTCGTCACTGGCAGACGAGGCTTGTGCCCCTTGGTCCGAGCCGATCATGGACCAACAAGGGCAGATGTTGGGGGTGTTCGAATTATCGCGATCGCCCGGTTCGGCGGTGGACGACAGCGATGTTCAGCACGTGCGGCAGACCTGTCACATTGCTGCAATCGCGATCGAGCGCTGGCAGTCGGAGTCCTTGCTGCGCGAACGCGAGCGGCGCTACCGGGACATTTTTGACCATACCCTGGACATGCTTCTGCTGCTGGAGACCACGCCGTCAGGCGAGGTGCGCTGTGTCGACGCCAACCCGGCCTTGTTACGGGCGCTGGGCAAACCCCACAGGGAGATCATCGGTGCGACGCTGGTAGCGATGTTCGGTCGGTTGAGCGCGCAAACACTCCAGGCACTGTGCGAGCAGTGCCGGGTGGCCGGCCGTGTGGTGGAGTCGGATGAGGCCATGCTCGTGCGTCGCGAAGTCCGTACCCTGCACTTCACCCTGGTGCCGGTGGCGGACTCGGGGCGCGCGGTCTCGCGAATCCTGGTGATCAGCCGCGACACAACGCTGCTGACCCGTGCCCGGCAAAAAGAACTGGAGCGCCAGCACGACATCAATACGCTGGTGGAGAACAGCCCCGACGCGGTCGCCCGGCTGAGCGCGGCAGGTGAAGTGCTCTACGTCAATGCGCGGCTGAGAGCCTGGGTAGGCGACGCGTGGCCCGAGCTGATGGGCATGCCCCTGGAATCGGTGGCGCCCCACAATCACCAATCTCAGTTGTTCCGTGAATTGGTGGCCCAAGTCATTCGTGAAAACAAGGCCACCGAACAGGAGTTTCGGCTCTCGGGACTAAAGACGGCGCCCAAGGTAGTGCTGATCCATTTTGTCCCGGAGGTTGATGGCCAGCGGGTGGTCAGCGTGCTGGCGGTGGGCCGGGATATTTCCAAGCTGCGCGCGGCGGAGCGGCGCCTGGCCAATTCCAACGCGCAGTTGCGCGACCTGTCGACCCGCCGCGAAACGGCACGGGAAGAGGAACGCAAACTGATCGCCCGGGAAATCCACGATGAGCTGGGCCAGCACCTCACCGCCTTGCGCATGGGCATCTCGTTATTAAGGTTTCAGTTCGGCGCCACTACACCGGACCTGGCGCCTCAGGTCGAACGCTTGATGGGACTGACCGACAAAACGATCCAGGTGGTGCGCAATGTGTCCACCAGCCTGCGCCCATCCGCCTTGAACCTGGGCTTGGTGTCGGGGCTCGAATGGCTGACCACCGAGTTCGTCACCCTGACCCTGGTGCCGTGCGAGCTGCACCTGCCTTCGATTCCGTTGACGCTGCCCGATACCCACATTACCGCCGCGTTTCGCATCGTTCAGGAGTCGCTGACCAACATTGCGCGCTACGCCGAAGCCACACAGGTCAGCGTTACCCTGACCCCACAGGACACGCACTGGTTACTGGAGGTGCAGGACAACGGCAAAGGGTTTGAACCGGATGCCCTCACACGCCAGACCCTGGGCCTGGCCGGCATGCGTGAGCGCGGTGTGATGTTGGGCGGCAAAGTCATTATTTTCAGTCACCCCGGACAGGGCACTACGGTCCAGGCGTTTATCCCAATGCATAAGGATACGTATTGATGATTCGCATGCTGATCGCTGATGACCACACCATCATGCGCGAAGGACTCAAGCAGCTGTTTACCCTGGTGGCCGACGTGCAGGTGGTGGCCGAAGCCGAGAGCGGCGCGCAGGTGATCGAGCTGTTGCGTGAGGTTGAGATCGACCTGTTGCTGCTGGACATGAATATGCCGGGCATCAGTGGTGAGATTCTGATTGCCCGCTTGCACACCCAGTACCCGGATCTGCCGATCCTGGTGTTAAGCATGCATAACGAAATCCACATCGCCCAACGCGCTTTGCGCGCCGGAGCACTCGGCTATCTGACCAAGGACCGCGATCCCGAAACGTTATTGGCGGCCATGCGCCGAGTGGTCAGTGGTCAGCGTTACCTGGACCCTGGTCTGGCTGAGCAGATTGCGCTGCAAAGCAGCGGTTTGAAGCAACAGACCTATGTCGAAAGCCTGTCTGATCGCGAATTCCAGATCCTGCGCCTGCTGGCGCACGGCATGAGCGTCAACCAGATTGCCGAACAATTGGTCATCAGTAACAAAACCGTGAGTACCCACAAGACCCGCCTCATGGAAAAAATGGGCTTCAGCTCGACGGCGGACATCGTGCGCTTTGCCATGACGTTGGGCATTTCCTGATCAGCCGCTTGGGGTAGGGATTTTCCTACCCGGTCTCCCGGTATCCCTACCCCAGAATAGGGATGCTCTGATGGTGGCGGTGCCATTATTGCGCCAGTATTGCTCCCAAGCCATCGCGCTGCCGATCCATCGGCGACGACAGGCGCTGACCGGGAGACAAACCGTGAGTGAACAGACCCCAAGCCCTTCGGCCACATTGACGCTGTTTCCGGTGACGACGGCCGGTCTGCTCGGCAGCCTGGCGGTGGCCTACGGCGACGGTTTCAGCGGCGGGGCGGTCGTGGCGGGGAGCGCGCTGTTCGTGGTATGCGCCGGGCTGGGCTGGTTCGCCCACCGGCGTTATCAGGGGTACAGCAAGCCGCTGTCGCAACCGCACTACGCCCCGGCAGCCGCGGCCGTCGACGACGGTCTGGCCGAGGTCTGCACCCATGTGCTGCCTATCTGGTCGAGGCAGATTGAAGCGGCGCGTGAACTCAGTGAAACCTCCATCCTCAAGCTCAGCGAACGCTTCGGCACGCTGTCATCGGACATCAGTCACAGCGTGTCCAGCCAAGGCGCGCAAGACGCTTCCCGGCAACTGGTGGATTTGCTGGAAGTCGGCCAGCGCGACCTCAACTCCATCGTCCTGGCCCTGCGCGCTGCGTTGTCCAATAAGGAGAACGAACTCAAGGAAGTTATGCAGCTTTCCGGGTTCACGGAGCAGCTCCAGCAGATGGCCACGTTTGTCGGCGACATTGCCAGTCAAACCAACCTATTGGCGCTGAACGCGGCCATTGAAGCGGCGCGT encodes the following:
- a CDS encoding PAS domain S-box protein, with amino-acid sequence MNGHAPTLIDDDSVRTLESVLVCLSGAVAALDRAGRVVTGNAAFYQLHSGPGAGVGGEFVARLRPEDHWLFYLALEKAAGNGRASFSAVGEGDGLLDVSLTLWRDDYFMVEVVARQAPSIPLPAADSYSEIPLRSIFDSSGTGLALVSLEGRWLRANEVICTLLGYSEAQLQRTTFMALTHPDDHEVGRQLIEELKSGARAGATLHKRYIHRDGRVVWGRLTVGLVRDDQGQPACFVSQLEDITENWQLRETLMGSELKFLTLAENSPNIIVRYDRELLRTYVNPAYRRLTGKSNDEVIGLCPDGEARDYVSQLRRVVATGETAQFVDSWAVANGLGYVSCAVSLMAERNQSGEVVGVLSLAHDITELRRQQLLEDARLGIFERMATGASLEQTLTLLVGYVQLALPHRSCRVQLVESFGTRLATTATAVSSLADEACAPWSEPIMDQQGQMLGVFELSRSPGSAVDDSDVQHVRQTCHIAAIAIERWQSESLLRERERRYRDIFDHTLDMLLLLETTPSGEVRCVDANPALLRALGKPHREIIGATLVAMFGRLSAQTLQALCEQCRVAGRVVESDEAMLVRREVRTLHFTLVPVADSGRAVSRILVISRDTTLLTRARQKELERQHDINTLVENSPDAVARLSAAGEVLYVNARLRAWVGDAWPELMGMPLESVAPHNHQSQLFRELVAQVIRENKATEQEFRLSGLKTAPKVVLIHFVPEVDGQRVVSVLAVGRDISKLRAAERRLANSNAQLRDLSTRRETAREEERKLIAREIHDELGQHLTALRMGISLLRFQFGATTPDLAPQVERLMGLTDKTIQVVRNVSTSLRPSALNLGLVSGLEWLTTEFVTLTLVPCELHLPSIPLTLPDTHITAAFRIVQESLTNIARYAEATQVSVTLTPQDTHWLLEVQDNGKGFEPDALTRQTLGLAGMRERGVMLGGKVIIFSHPGQGTTVQAFIPMHKDTY
- a CDS encoding response regulator transcription factor, with translation MIRMLIADDHTIMREGLKQLFTLVADVQVVAEAESGAQVIELLREVEIDLLLLDMNMPGISGEILIARLHTQYPDLPILVLSMHNEIHIAQRALRAGALGYLTKDRDPETLLAAMRRVVSGQRYLDPGLAEQIALQSSGLKQQTYVESLSDREFQILRLLAHGMSVNQIAEQLVISNKTVSTHKTRLMEKMGFSSTADIVRFAMTLGIS
- a CDS encoding methyl-accepting chemotaxis protein, which translates into the protein MVAVPLLRQYCSQAIALPIHRRRQALTGRQTVSEQTPSPSATLTLFPVTTAGLLGSLAVAYGDGFSGGAVVAGSALFVVCAGLGWFAHRRYQGYSKPLSQPHYAPAAAAVDDGLAEVCTHVLPIWSRQIEAARELSETSILKLSERFGTLSSDISHSVSSQGAQDASRQLVDLLEVGQRDLNSIVLALRAALSNKENELKEVMQLSGFTEQLQQMATFVGDIASQTNLLALNAAIEAARAGEAGRGFAVVADEVRKLSSMSGETGRKISETVNTVNAAIARTVQMSRHHAEQDTLTLADSERVVSQVIEHFRGTAQRIVGNSHDLQQQNANVANEIAQVLVALQFQDRVSQMLALITSDLDKLQLQLSERHASRLDGQALAPMASERWLQELSRTYTMPEQHAIHGGKTHAKADASEITFF